CACTTCACAACGTTCCGCCAGATCTTTTACTGCGTCTTGGCGGTTTTGGGTGGCGTAGCAAATATCGTCCTTACGCGGCCCTTGTATACTAGGAAACTTCCCTCGTAGGGCATCAATCACCCGTGCAGTATCGTCCATCGATAAAGTAGTCTGAGTCACAAAAGCCAAGCGCTCAGCATCTTGGACGGTTAGTTTATCGACATCACCTTCATTTTCGACCAAATGGATTTGGCCCCCGTGCTTACGGTTAAAGCGGCCCATTGTGCCCTCAACCTCAGGGTGGCCAGCGTGTCCAATCAATACTGCATCCATCCCGTTTTGAGCGAATTTTGCGACCTCGATATGTACCTTAGTCACTAGTGGACAAGTCGCATCAAAAACGGTCAAATCGCGGCGCTCAGCCTCATCCTCGACTGCTTTTGAGACCCCATGAGCAGAGAAAATAACGATGGAGCCATCCGGCACCTCATCTAATTCTTCAACAAATACCGCACCGCGATTAGCCAGATCTGATACCACAAATTTATTGTGTACCACTTCATGGCGGACATAAATGGGAGGGTCAAAACGAGTAAGTGCTTCATTGACAATAGCAATGGCACGATCTACACCAGCACAAAAACCACGTGGATTGGCAAGATAAATTTGCATAAGACAGCCTATCATTGGATAATTTAGCTTCAAAAGCTTCGATTCAAAAAAGTTAGGTAAAGCGCATGCTCTACTTTATCATAGTTTGTTTTTATTACCTTTTAAATTACAACCCTCTCAGTCGAATAAAGGGCACATTAAGATAGAAAATACTTAAACTAAAATAAAAGGCCTAAAAGCAGTTTATAATTATAAACCAATCTTAGTTTCTATTATTTTACATGATGCATCTTACATGATGCCGTTTTTTCTTTTTACCAGCTTTTCTATATCATTAGGACATAATGTATGACAGGTTCATTGTTTATTATTACCGCCGCCTCTGGCACTGGCAAGACCTCACTGGTCAAGCAGCTACTGGCTACCACTAATGACTTGACGGTGAGCATCTCTCATACTACCCGCAAACCGCGGCCCGGTGAAATTGACGGTCATCATTATCACTTCACTGCCGTAGACGACTTTGTGACCGCTATTGGTGAAGGTAAGTTTTTGGAGCATGCCGAGGTGTTTGGTAATTATTACGGCACCTCCGAGCAAAGCGTAAGGGCGCAGCTAGAGGCTGGCGTTGATGTTATCTTAGAGATTGATTGGCAAGGCGCATTACAGGTCAAAAAAATCTTTACTGAAGCAATAATGGTCTTTATCTTACCACCCAGTTTGGCAACTTTGCGTCAGCGTCTATCTACCCGCGCCCAAGACAGTACGGAGGTCATAGAGCAACGGCTTGCCGGAGCCGTTACCGAGATGGCACAATACGTGCATTTTGATTATGTCATCATCAATGATAACTTTGAAGTGGCATTGGCCGAACTCAAGGCCATTATTATAGCCGATAGGCAAACAATCGAGCGCCAACAGCAACGCTATCAGCGTACGATTTCGACTTTGTTAGCTGTGCAGACTGCTTTCAATTAATTAATAGTAAAAGCAACTGCTTTATTTGGCAAAAAATGCTATAATAAACGGTTATTACATCTTATATTTTTATACTATTTTTATTAGACTAAGAACAACAACTGCGATTCTGATGCTAATAAAAACAACTGAGGTAGCTATTTATGGCACGAGTGACAATTGAAGATTGTTTAGAAAACGTTGATAATCGCTTTGAGCTGGTTTTGGTTGCAAGCAAACGTGCCCGTCAACTGGCTAAAGGTATCGCTGAACCTATGGTTGAAGTCGATAATGACAAGCCTACTGTTTTAGCGCTACGTGAAATTGCTGCTGGTAAAATTACCCGTGATATCCTCAATCAGCCTGAGCATAACTTTGCTACTAGCTCTCTTGATTTGGCCTTATCAGGCGATAACGGTTTTTAAATCAAATATTATTCATAATCAATAGTTTTTAAGTGGATTGAAAGCTAGATAGCATTCACAAATGATAATAGCAAAAGCCACAGTAATATACTGTGGCTTTTGCGGTTCTAATTCAGGCGTTTTTGTGTTTGCGCTGCTATGCAAAATACTATTATTGACCGTTCATGCCCTAAAAAGCACCACTTAATGAAATCGACTTTACTTGTTACATAGCAAGTAGGCTTAGTAGTTGACATTCAGAGCATTTTACGATTAATTAGAGGGTGATCTACGGTCGTTCGTACTGCCCTATCTCATCTAACTTATTGAGGGTTGATCGCCAATATTTAGTATCTTTTTAATAAGTACCTCTAGCTTTTGATAAGTACTTTTTTAACGCTTTAATCTATTACAACTCTTCCAGTAAAATTATAGGACCGCGACTTCATGAGCCAAACCTT
This sequence is a window from Psychrobacter jeotgali. Protein-coding genes within it:
- the rpoZ gene encoding DNA-directed RNA polymerase subunit omega; this encodes MARVTIEDCLENVDNRFELVLVASKRARQLAKGIAEPMVEVDNDKPTVLALREIAAGKITRDILNQPEHNFATSSLDLALSGDNGF
- the ispH gene encoding 4-hydroxy-3-methylbut-2-enyl diphosphate reductase — encoded protein: MQIYLANPRGFCAGVDRAIAIVNEALTRFDPPIYVRHEVVHNKFVVSDLANRGAVFVEELDEVPDGSIVIFSAHGVSKAVEDEAERRDLTVFDATCPLVTKVHIEVAKFAQNGMDAVLIGHAGHPEVEGTMGRFNRKHGGQIHLVENEGDVDKLTVQDAERLAFVTQTTLSMDDTARVIDALRGKFPSIQGPRKDDICYATQNRQDAVKDLAERCEVVLVVGSPNSSNSNRLRELAERMDCQAYLIDNANEIERSWFDGITSVGVTAGASAPEILIQEVLQQLQDWGGQIPNELAGIEENVTFSLPKALRIPVTQVGQ
- the gmk gene encoding guanylate kinase: MTGSLFIITAASGTGKTSLVKQLLATTNDLTVSISHTTRKPRPGEIDGHHYHFTAVDDFVTAIGEGKFLEHAEVFGNYYGTSEQSVRAQLEAGVDVILEIDWQGALQVKKIFTEAIMVFILPPSLATLRQRLSTRAQDSTEVIEQRLAGAVTEMAQYVHFDYVIINDNFEVALAELKAIIIADRQTIERQQQRYQRTISTLLAVQTAFN